In Neoarius graeffei isolate fNeoGra1 chromosome 9, fNeoGra1.pri, whole genome shotgun sequence, one genomic interval encodes:
- the ildr1b gene encoding immunoglobulin-like domain-containing receptor 1b: MEKPTLTAVLFCYLFTQEVLAIQVTVPHTERSTTLFASVILRCDYSTSVNQQDVLVTWRYKSFCMDPVLQYYSTAYQAALSLGQDPANDCPDRQRTIRIVIQKRGTNEPILGAEYRERKITIQNKADLIITEVMWWDNGVYFCSIDAAGDTIGDSDREIKLIVYHWLTVLLIVLGALLLIILLCICCCQCCPQNCCCYVRCPCCPKTCCCPEKVVMQHRMMSEAQKAMAPWLHGQPVYAPIGSNGSSQANPLLYSGSFSEHSSKHSIPMAKMVAPPLQPGPPMVLGHGVQANGSVRGSVQGNSQMLDFLESQVRGLDVGAPLLQPPTQYVATHLQAVPLQQVAVQPQPVQNVQPMQPLTQAVPFSPGPPSMLSALDEMGVHGVERRVIQLPPIVGRAPSLISRRGPRENRRVPRLSSQSSGSSNRTGHNHDDSWYPESSRHGILRSYSGESDRNDRRSGRGSREHRGDRSTQRSRPRVRSKAELIKELERATPHRDRSYSPTPQGSFWSSEEEDESHRGMPRSRDRVWLEKPPSYSSIDIQPGHSKRTSERNSDKSSRSAISVVI; encoded by the exons ATGGAGAAGCCAACACTGACAGCAGTGCTCTTCTGCTACCTGTTTACTCAAG AAGTGCTTGCCATCCAGGTGACAGTTCCACATACAGAACGAAGCACCACTCTGTTTGCCTCCGTCATCTTACGCTGCGACTACTCTACTTCAGTCAACCAGCAAGACGTGCTGGTTACATGGCGCTACAAGTCCTTCTGCATGGACCCTGTGTTGCAGTATTACTCAACAG CATACCAGGCAGCTCTGAGTCTGGGGCAAGACCCAGCCAATGACTGTCCTGACCGCCAACGCACCATCCGCATAGTTATCCAGAAGAGAGGCACTAATGAGCCCATACTGGGAGCAGAATACCGTGAACGCAAGATCACCATCCAAAACA AAGCTGATCTGATCATCACCGAGGTCATGTGGTGGGATAATGGTGTGTATTTCTGCTCCATTGATGCAGCTGGAGACACCATTGGAGACTCTGATCGGGAAATCAAACTCATTGTGTACC ATTGGCTGACTGTGCTGTTGATCGTTCTTGGGGCATTGCTTCTGATCATACTTCTCTGTATCTGCTGCTGTCAGTGCTGCCCTCAGAACTGCTGCTGCTATGTTCGTTGCCCATGCTGTCCAAAAACATGCTGCTGCCCAGAGAAAG TGGTGATGCAACACAGGATGATGAGTGAGGCCCAGAAAGCCATGGCTCCCTGGCTTCATGGTCAACCTGTTTATGCCCCCATTGGGTCTAATGGATCATCTCAGGCAAACCCTCTGCTCTACTCAG GTTCCTTCTCAGAACATTCTTCTAAACACAGTATACCAATGGCAAAAATGGTCGCTCCTCCCTTGCAACCTGGCCCACCTATGGTACTTGGGCATGGTGTTCAAGCCAATGGGAGTGTACGTGGTAGTGTCCAAGGCAACAGTCAGATGCTAGACTTCCTGGAGAGTCAGGTGAGAGGGTTGGATGTGGGAGCCCCACTTCTCCAACCTCCAACTCAGTATGTGGCAACCCATCTTCAGGCTGTGCCTCTTCAGCAAGTAGCTGTTCAACCCCAGCCTGTGCAGAATGTACAGCCCATGCAGCCATTAACACAAGCTGTGCCTTTCTCCCCTGGACCTCCTAGTATGCTTTCAGCTTTGGATGAAATGGGTGTGCATGGTGTAGAACGCAGGGTTATCCAGTTGCCCCCCATTGTGGGCCGGGCACCAAGCCTGATCTCCCGCAGAGGCCCAAGGGAGAACCGCAGGGTACCCCGACTCTCCAGTCAATCAAGTGGCAGCTCAAACCGCACAGGTCATAACCATGACGATTCCTGGTACCCAGAGTCATCACGGCATGGGATCCTGCGCAGTTACAGTGGTGAGTCTGACAGGAATGACCGGCGTTCGGGCCGAGGCTCACGAGAACACAGGGGAGATCGAAGCACGCAGAGGTCTCGCCCACGTGTTCGCAGTAAAGCAGAGCTAATAAAGGAACTGGAACGGGCAACTCCTCATCGAGACAGGAGCTACTCTCCCACACCTCAGGGTAGCTTCTGGAGCTCGGAGGAGGAGGATGAGAGTCACAGAGGGATGCCAAGATCACGAGACCGAGTTTGGCTTGAGAAACCACCTAGTTACTCTTCCATTGACATCCAACCAGGCCATAGCAAGAGGACCAGTGAACGCAACTCG GACAAGAGCTCTCGCAGTGCCATCAGCGTTGTCATCTGA